aaagaaaatttctATAATTAACAAACATAATACAAAAAGGCAGTGTGAACTTCATATATCTCGTTAGGATACTAAACAAAGTATTTCCAATAATGAAAACCATAGCTTCAATATATGTTGTAATATCTTAGGGACATACAACATTTACGACTGCATAGACCAAAGTCTGCCGGCACATTATTACTTGAAATAAACATAACTGAAGGAAACTCAACTTGTGGTAATCTCTTAAAGTTTAACTCCAACACCTTATTACAAGATGCCATTGCCTACACTACAGCACTATTGCAGCCAACATAAATCACTTCCCTGCCTCATTTTTATCATCTTTGTCGTTGGTTCCGCACCTACCGTCATTATTATCCTTTGCCTTCTCTATTGGTATGTTCGGCGCGGCTGCCTGAGCTAGAAGTTCCATCTGAATTACCCTGCCCAAGGAAGTTGAAGAAGCGGACCTGCCCTCCATCTGCAAGATTGTAACGTTGGGCAATGGCACGTGGTGCacgcttcttcttcttgtagatgtgaCAGACAACCCAGGAGTCATCTGGATTAATCATGACAGGAACAACCTCGGGCACACTTGTAGTAGCATTGCAGAGAGCTTCAGAGAGATTATCCTTTTTCTACAGAGAGTTCACAAAACTATTTGTTATGTAGTGTTGTTTTATGTGAAAATGGGTAAAACATGGCTTGGCAGCAAAAGCTAAGTTTGAGGTTACTAATTTTACAACTGACCAAATTGGACAGCATGAATGAGTTTTTTATTATGTGTCTTTCTCACAAGTGAAAATGATGAAGATTATTGAATAAGACAGTTTTTAGATGTTCTCTATAAACAATTGAATGTTAGGAAATAGGCCCAATGCTTGAGATGTTACATCAACAATTCCACGAGAAATAAGTTACCGACACATGTTGTTAGTCGGACTAGTCAAGCTTACTTTCGAGCAAACCGACAACGAACTCCTTTTTACATCAAAATTTTAAATCTTCGAAGAATCCCGCCCGAGGACAACTAACTATTTCCCCACACAAGAAATTTTGTCGGACCAAGTAGTAAGATTCACTTTAAAACCATGCAGATTATCATgtatagccccccccccccctcctaatGATATATGTCAACCAATAGTATTGAAGAACAAAATTATTTAGATTTTGAGTCAATATACCTTTGTGATTGCCACTGCATCAAGACTGTGTTCTCCTAAGTTATTGGTTCCATTGGGCCCAATCACAGGATACGGTGTGAGGCCGGCTTGAACAAGGCTATATTCTTGCATGACCCATTCTGTATTCTCACCAGCTCCTGCCTTGCCAAGGTAGAACACCAGTGTTTTCTTTAGCCCAACCATCAAAGGTATTCCACCATTGATGATATTGCTAAAGATGGGCACATCTTTACCCGATGCCCTCCAGTGTCCATCACCTGCTGCACGATTGTACCGGTTTCCATGTGTCCATCTTTGTACTCTTTGACAAAAGAAGTATTTCTCCACAGATCCCTCTGTGTACATACAACAATAAAAACAAGACAACCAAGCAGGGAATTTTTAGCCATACATAGATCAGATCAGATTGTAGCAGGAGCAATCAAATGAAATTAAAAGGAACTTGTAGATgtatttgttggaaaaggttgGTGTATGTGCACATGACCTGGTACTAGATCCCAAGGGTTGCGGCTTAGGATATCCACATCAATAATGAATGCTGAGGGGAGTGGTTCATTCACCGCACGTGGACGAAGGTAGCGCATCACGATCTCCTCTTCAGTGGGTTTAAACTTAAACCCTGGCCCAAGTTCCATGGAGGCTTCACTTGCTGTGGGCTTAGAGAAATCCATGGATGTGTGCTGTTGGGTGAAGGGTGAGCTCTACTCCAGATATAGTGAGCTTATTCGAGATTATTTGGTGATGGAGATAGAAGTGTGGGAAAGGGACATTTATAGGGGGGAGGGGCTATTACCTTGCGTGAGGGTAACTCATCTTTATCTCCTCTTCTATGTCATTCTCTCTACACATTTTTTGTCCTTCCCCTTTTTTGGTCCCCACCATGCAGTGTGTGCCTTAAAAGATATGATTAAAAAACACCCCAGATAAGGGTTTATCTCCACACCCTCCCCCCTAAACACCATGAAGTTTATAACTtacccccccccccaacccccccccccccccccgcccccccccccccccccccccccccccccccccctccccgccCTCTTCCCCTCAATCTCTTGATTTTGTATGATGATTCCTGTTTCGTGACCTTCAAATCTCTTTTTTTTGCAGCCCCTTAGGTGTTATGTTATATTGGTTCCTAGTGTTTCAAATGGGGAGCCACGAGCTAGTTATGTTTTCTGCATCACTAGCTTGGTAATCTGCTACAGCAATGGACACGATGTTCCATTTGTTATTCATTGGTTTCTTCATAACTAGCTCCAAGGGTTTTTATTTTTACCTCCACTGCAGTGTAGCATTGTTTGACATCCTTTTTATTCTGCACCGATAATTGTATGTATTTATTCCATTCACCAATTTTTGTTGCTCTCATGCTAGAAAATAATGTCTACATAGTCCAAATGTGGAGAAGGGGTAAAGTGAGGGGGACTCAAGCTCATTTTCCCCACTATCCCGCCAACAGAATTTGTTCTATTTCGATCCAGACAAAGAAATGCTAGGTGTCAGTGACTAGGCCTTGTTTCTTGCTTCTTGCCATGATAACAGTTCGTCTCATCTAGTTACTTTAATCtaccttttttattttgagtctcTTATGGGGGAGGTGATGCATGGAATTAAGATGCAGACATATGAGACTGAAACTATGTGCGATAAAGGGtttctagttgaccttgcttcCAAGTTTCATCCAGCCTTCAGTTACATGGTTATGTTTCTTGTATGTTTTTATTGTTTTAGTTAAGTGAGTACACAAGCTAAGAACTGTTTATGCCTTTGCAAATATATCCTTAGCTGTACTTAAACTCCTGTTTTTGtgtaaggaagaaaagaaaaatggcCAAGTTAACTGAATCAATACACTTATGGTTAACTAGGCTTCCTCATCGCACTCATATTTTACCTCACTCTCGCATTGAACCCAATTTCTTTGCAAGTCAGATCTTACCATACCCAAACTTCAGTATGCCCCGAAATATGAGCATTTGACACCGACAATAGGTTTTGACACAAGCAAGGATCTTGTAGAAGCATTCCTCACAATTGTTGTCCACAGATAATTTAGTCAACATGTCATGTGGGGGCGCATGTACACCAGGCgccggagggcccgcgacgtacgCAGGGCTGCGGAACAAG
This sequence is a window from Miscanthus floridulus cultivar M001 chromosome 10, ASM1932011v1, whole genome shotgun sequence. Protein-coding genes within it:
- the LOC136486572 gene encoding NAC domain-containing protein 68-like; amino-acid sequence: MDFSKPTASEASMELGPGFKFKPTEEEIVMRYLRPRAVNEPLPSAFIIDVDILSRNPWDLVPEGSVEKYFFCQRVQRWTHGNRYNRAAGDGHWRASGKDVPIFSNIINGGIPLMVGLKKTLVFYLGKAGAGENTEWVMQEYSLVQAGLTPYPVIGPNGTNNLGEHSLDAVAITKKKDNLSEALCNATTSVPEVVPVMINPDDSWVVCHIYKKKKRAPRAIAQRYNLADGGQVRFFNFLGQGNSDGTSSSGSRAEHTNREGKG